The DNA sequence acacagtactgctTAGCTTTTCAGCCTGTACTTAGATGCAGAAGGTCAGAAGACAGTAATGTTGAAAACTAGTAGGCTGTAGCAATGTTGGTTCTGTATGTTGTTATTTTAGACTCAGCTGAGGAGGCAGGAGCAGTCGGTCCCGAGGACCTGGATTTGAGCAGCCTTCTCCAGAGGACGGCAGGCCTCAGTTACTCACCGCTGCTCTCCAAAGATGGTGAGGCTGCTAATTATGAATGCTTTTTCTTTCCCTCGTATCCATACCTTTTAATTTGACTTCATTGTCATctccaacattaaatataagttttttttctaaggTCTCAAAGTGTCAGGGCTGCTCCCTAAAGAAGCTCTAAAAGAGGTGAGATTAACAGTTTCACTTATGTGACTGTATTTTCCAAACATTTTCCAATCATCAATCAGCTTTGCATTTGACTGCATGACCGGATTTGTAaagtatgttgataaatgcatCGCCTGCAGGTTCTGCTGGAGAAACCAGGCCATCTAAGCTCTCTCAGTCACATACTTGGTATTAAGAGGCCATACAGAAAGAGGGGCAACGGAGCTGACTGCTTCTGGAAGTACTGTGTTTAATACTGGCACGGGAAATCACACGCATGACTGAGAGACTGGGCTTGTTTTCAGATACCAacataaatgtgcacacacacacacacacagatacagtacagatAAACACCCACAAAATACATTCATGCTCTTAAATATCTATTGTTCACAGATTATTTATTGAGACATAGCATAATGAGATAAAAGAGAAACTAATTAATCACATGTATTGGGGTCGTTTATATTTTTGCACAGTGGCATTTCTATGTTGTTCTGTGAACCTTTTAAAATGTTGCTTGACACTGATATCTGACACTGGATCATTTCCCTTTTTAGTGAATGTTGTAATAAGTACATGTTGACCACTAATAAACTGTTACATTTAGAAAAGCTTCCTCGGTGGCCATTTGGTTTATTTCCTCTATAGCACAGAATAAATAACAGAGGAACATGTACATATGTAATACAAAAAGCAATGATCCTTATATCCAGTCCTCAGCAGGTCTATTTCTGATCAGCAGTATAGCATGCATGAGCATTGCAGAGAGGTGTTGCATAAAGTTGAGGTTTAACTGAGATCTGAATAAACCTCAGATCCAGTGAATGTTGGAACATGCACAGCAGTCACAGCCACTTCTCGACTGTGGGCCAGTCTGATCTACTAGATAAGAAAAACAAAGTTCAGATGTCGGATTTTTCCTGTCCGCTCTAAAAAACACTATTTTTCATCCTCTCTTCTCAACTGACTACTATTCAAGTGCAGTATAATTTTATGCTCTGACCTCAATCCTGTTGAATCTCTGTTTCATCTGTTCAGAACTACAGAAAGCCTTTGTTTGAGAGTACTGTCAGTAAAGGAGGATAGACTTGTTAATTAACACTTGAGCTCTGATAAAGGGCTAGAGAATGATTAACATACATGAGAAGAGATGGGCTTAAGTATTTAAGTGCACGCCTACAAGGTGGAAAAACAAGGAAGGTGTGTCTAAGAAAATTGGCAGTAACTTTACACAGtgtttacaaatacaaatatgctgctgcacctgatacactcataccactatcacacactaccatgtcaaTGTTACTGCTGGACTATGAATAATCCACCACCCAAATATTATCTTGTCAGCGGTGCTCCTTTTCCACTGCTGGACAGGGCTGAGAATTTAACTGATAAAACAGCCAATGGATGTAGCTACAAGTAGCTAATAACAATttggtgctgtggtttaagtaaggaatgaaacatgactgggcatgctgttatagttaaataataaaagggCAGTGTAATGGCAGTTActaccccaaagctgattatgtTCTGACAGCTCACCCTGAAACATAGGCCTGGGAAGGGCTGCTGCATTGCATCTCAGGTGCAGCAGAACAGAAAGCTAAATGCAAAAATGAGAAACACAATTATtgctggtctgtgtgtgtgtgtgtgtgttagcgtagTGACTGGTCATTAAGACCATTATGGACCTTTTTCACAGTTCCATGTTGCGGAAGCGTAAGTAGTAGCGTTTCAAAGCTTCCGGTGAACCGGACAAATTAAACATCTGCTGTCTGGCATAATGTTTTGGACAAATTGAAAAGCCAGCAGTGTTTGTGGGACCTGCTCTTGCTGCAGACCATGACTACGCAGCTGTTCCTCCTCCTAGGTAAGTGACCTAgctacaatatactgtatggacaaaagtatgtggacatctgaccatgatcatacccatatgtggctTCCATATATAGTGTTTCCATTTGcagagaaaaaataaactaattatttGGTGAtgttgtgtccaaaatgtcagttactctgTATTAATTCCTTATTTACAAAACTGTGTATGAAAGGAATATCACACTTCCAATCATGCTGtcatactgaatatcagcacggctgggACTAAATGTGGCACTCAGCCTGTGGCCAATTCACAGCCATGCtcatattcagtataacagcactcttgctcatgcaatACTGCttaattaatcaacaatttctcaccaatcagaatcaagcattcaacagcgTTTCATTTCAGGCTGTCCCATACCACCCTGTCATCGATTagttttcaataacagcacaccctgtcatgttttcttcCTTATATAGCTTGCGCAAGAACAGATAACATTTTCCAGATAACAGATATACACACTAATTCACTGGGATATAGCACAGCAACACAAACATTATCTTAACCCTTACCTGTGAACTGTAGTCGCAGTGAGACGGACATGTCCCCAGCAGCTTTGAAGATGTAGAGAAACCCCGATTGTACCCTGAGTGTGATTGCATCAAGACTCTTAATCTGAGATGCAACAATgtctaagacaaaaaacaaaaatgcacacacactacatagcCAGTATCATAAGAGTCTAAAATGCAGGCCATTTTCTCAGGCCATCACATTGGGTGGAATAAGCAAGATTATTTAAACTACAAGTAGttcttatattaaaaaaaaaaccaaacaaacaaaacaaaaacaataattattaaaatgtaatttacagtCAAGTTAAgagtattgaaaaaaaaaaaaaacctcagttaTGTACTCTCATAAATAAAGAGAATTCTGTAGTATTAATAATGTCCACCAGGGGACACAGTTAAGCTCTGCAGTTTGTAAAACTATATGCAAGTTTTACCGAACACTTGAAGGAGTAAATGATGCTTCTATGATGCTTCTCCTCAAATGTTTTCTATATCACGCTTTGTGGCAgagctcaattctgattggttacccAGTAGTCCCTAATATAGGAGTAGGCGGGGCTTTTTAAATCCCTCTCCTGCCTGTTCCCAGAGGGATTATGACCAATCTTACCCACTCCAGAAGAAATTCTGGCCAGTCCTGCCCACTCCCTCAATCCCTAAGATTGAgcaattttgtttgtatatgCCTGAGATATTTTCCAATAAACctagtgcattttatttcacaaaatataaaaaaaaaatagtaatttaaaccacagggAATCAACATGGCCTTCTTTTGTATGTTGAACTTCACATCTGACTGCCTACTTCTGCAGCTTTTTTGCTCTCTATTCTCTAACAACCAATCAGTTAAGGCAGGATGTGATAAGACTTGTTTACCATGAAAACTCAttctaacacactcttttcattttctccctttttattattttacagcagAAAGAATATAAAGCATTCAGAAAAcatctttcatattttaaggGCAATTCAAAACATTTTGCATGGCTTCAGCAGCtgagttctcttttttttttttttttttacatatccATCATTTCAGTGACGGTTTAACATGcagttacaaaaataaaacttacaTAAGGGGAAGGGAGAAACGCAAGAAAAAAAGGTCTGTATtacacaaagttttaaaaataaatgaacggTTGAACAAATTGGGGGAAGGGAAGGACAAAGGCTACATAGCAAGGAAAGACAGctagagaggagagaaaaagagctcTAACACTAGTTACACATGCAAAGTGTCAAGGCCCCAGTGGCCTAGAATAAAAGCAGGGCCGCTATTTTTCTGGGTTTTGGGAGTGATGAAAACGTGCAGGTCTGTAAAAGATGTCCTATAACTGCTGTCCATAAACTAGGCCTACTGAACACTAATCTCACACCAGCCTATCGGCATTTGCATAAGTGTAAGTTTGCATGTGtccaattgtttttttttttttttttcttttttttttttaatctccgtAAGATCTGCAGGTCTCAACTTcataaaacatgtttattgctctatGTCCACAAGTGGAAAGTTTTGTGAGACAGATTTCGGCTCGGTTACCTCGATGTGCCTTTTTTTGAGGATGGGTgcagaaaaagaggaaaggTAGTTTCAATAAtgagtaaagaaaaacattaatctAAGCTAGATGCCTGTGAGCTGAACATGAGACCATGTCTGGGCTGTGATGATCATCAGTAAGCATTTCAAGAGAATCTTATGCCCTGTGAGTCCATGGTCCATCTAACATCTCTCAAGCACCCTATAGCTCTAAGGTGAAATAAAAAGGGAAATCTATTACATTAGAAATGAGGTCAATactgttatttataatttattaccttgtacttttttaaattcatactCTACATCTATCAATGGCAGTGTTTCAGTCTGAAATGTAAGCACATACAGGACTGTAGCTCACACACCACTAATTATACCTCCATTACCCTGGGGTATGGCATGGGATGCCTTTCTTCCtactgtcattttgtgttttgatgGGGCTTTTCGGGGACAGTGGTTATTTCTATGGTACACAAAACAAATCAGCTTTGTATGTTTCGATAAAAATGAACAGCATGGAATAATCAAAATCACAGTAAGTTGATCAGGACTCGGCTCTGGCTCATTTTCCCAGTAAGCAGCAGCTGATTCTCCAGTGACCTGCTCCACTTCCCCCTCCCCAGTTTTGGCACCCTgagtaaaaatacaaaaaagtgaGGCTAACTTGTCACTAACGCTAGGAGATTCACTCTAGAGGTCGCGGTTATCCACTTCCTGCAAGTACAACGCATGTTCTGACCCggtttcatatttatatatgtatacatgtatatataggACACATCACTGTTATGTGCATGCGTAAAAGTGGCGTGAAGATATGAACATCAACAGCTGACTTGTTGATGTGACTGAACGCAATGGGAAACTATTAGAACCTtgtttgagaaatgtgtgtgccaCTCCAGTAAACGTGAATACTGATCAATCCTATACAATGAATGTCTCGCGTCTGCCTTCCCTTTCAATACCCCTGTACCCTCCTGTTATGTTGTATGAGCTACTAAACCAGCATTGCTTTATAGAACATTATTTCTTCCTCAAATCTATCTGCCTAACAAATCTACAAAAATAAGCATGCTCTGGGTGCGCTTTAGTCACCCGGTTATCTATGTTTCCCATGCAAGCATAATAAGACCTTCTCATGTGGCTCCAGCAGTGCAATAGCAGACATCCTAAACTGCTttcataatgaatgaatgaatgaatgaatgaatgcaaggCAACAGCCACTGGACTGTGTGTGCAATCCTGACTGGCAGTTCCAACAGGCTTTAAATACAAACTGAGCTTTCTGCTATGGTGACAGAACATATTGGAAGAAAACATATTAACATACATCAAATAATCAGCATGAAAGAGAGTCACTTTTACATTGTCCAAATAGTCAGTTAGTCCAGTTTGTTACATTGCATGCTGAGTGAAATTTGCTGTGAATAGGCACTTCCCACATGAACACTCTGAACAGTTCACACTTTGAAAgatacatatattaaaaaaaaataataataattacaaaccgCTGTAGAAGACAACCACATTATGGCACCACTTAAACAGTAAATTTGAAATGAATGGAAAATTAAATAAGACTCATGACCttatttaaaaatccttttgtgtgccattattttcattttcagcttaTTTCAAGTGCTGCCTGTTTATGGTTGGACCCTAATTACACGCTCAGGAAGTGATGCACCTCCAAAGCCGCTAGAACATGACATAAGCTACTTTACTGCCTAAATGTGCAAACAGCTGATTCAGTGCCAAAGCGCAACATCGGCCAAGCGTTTCTTCTCATTATCCTGTTAAATCATTGTTATTAGCACCAAAATGTCCAGTCACATCATGCAGGAAAGACTTGCCAGTCTTTAACCATCACCGCTTTTTCTGTCAGTGTtgcattttaaattgaaaaatgagCAGccttataatatataacatggTCACTTTGTATACAGATGGTCGCAATCATAGACAAGATTTAAAACTTCTTTGTGTTTTGAATTTACAATATGAGAAACAATAGAAATGTGGGAGACTAAAAGGCTACTTATGAAATCCTCTCCTCTCTGTGGCACTTCTTTGTATTCACTGGTCAGTGGGGATGAATTGATGAAAGTTTATGTTCTCCCATTTCACTGCCTTGTCTTCTGCTCAGCGAGGATGAATGTATTATTTCTCATTAAGCAGTTAGCATTCACATTAATTGGCACCAGTAGAGAAAAAGACTCTTGGTAACCCGTGAAACAAACAGATGTAAACGTAACCGTTTTTGTCTAATGATAATGCTTGTTGTTTTCTTCTACCTCAAAGTATGGTATTTTTCATATCTGCAGTAAGGTCATGCTTTAGCAAAATGTTCTTCTTAAgaacattcaaaataaaataaaatattcttataGTGAAAGTTTTACAGAGCATAGCCActaatgctgtttgtttaaatcatctttttttcagtATCTTTGATTTTCATGCACGTAGCTCATCTTATCCCAGAGTATTTACAATATGTACAAACAATACTTATTAGGCATTCAAACAAAACTATACAAATATTCAGATTTCGGCTTCCTGTTTTGACCccttataatgaataaaataatatatttctaaaatacAGTCCTGTTCAGATAAATGTTTTTACTTCACATACTGTTCCATTGACCTTCTTTATGTACAGAAACCGCTCAGTCGTCAAAAATATGGATTTTTCCAACCCCTGTTGAGAGGGCTAGCTTAGTGACCCTTCAGAGAATCTCTAAGATATCAAGGCAATGTCTGTGAACTTCCCTTTAAAGGCCTAAAGAGCCAATGAAGGTCATTTGAATAGAATAAGAGCATCATCAATGACTACTACTAGCCAAAATGAGGCAATTTGTTTcttcaaaaacatttacataatgaAAAGGTCCATAGCAAATTGCCCAATAGGAACATCATAATTTTCATTACATTCACTGGGGGTTAAAATAAATTGATGGACACagacataatgtttttttttcccagagacATGGTACTTTTGTGTTTGCACTGATTTTGCACTGGTCCAATTCAAGCATAGGTTACTATGGAATTTAAAAGGATGAATAACACTAACTGAAATGTTAGATATCCTTTTTTTTAGCCTCACCTCCACATTCATAGACTGTCCTGTCTTGTCACTAATATAATGGGTTGCAACTTTATAATTAAGAGACATGTCTTTTCTCATGTACTGGATGTAAATGgattttttggacattttttcaTATGCCTCGTAATATTTCTACatattaaatttgtttaaacaaTCTACTACAATTCGATCCAGGTCCTGCTAGGTTTCTCCTTCAGTTCCatattttttccagtctttccACCTGTTCTTCGTCTTCTCTCTGTGATCCTCTGAAGAGTTGCACTGCTCCAAaatcctttccttttcttttcaatGCGATTCAAAATAACAAACCAAATCCatgaaaagtgcaaaaaatgcCATGAAGCAAATGTTTTTCCTCCAATCACATCCTCGCtttgagtttgtttgttttttttaatccactctTAATGTCAGCGCTTTCTCTTACAAAAGAAAGAtagaaggaagaaagagataTGAAAAAGTGGTGTTGTATAATAGCAGAagtctgtagttctgtgtagttCTGTATAGAGCTGTACTCTTCCCgcttgaattctttttttttttcctctagtaAAAGGTCTGgttgaaacagaaaaaacaggaaaagaagTCTGGAAAGGGATGTCACATTGTGAGGGGGCTCTTCTGGATAGTCTCATGTTCCCTGGCCTTTCTCAATTCTCTCACTCTGTAAAAAAACATCAGACACCAGGTTAACAGAGACAAGAGAGAATGGAAAGAGCAACATACTGATATGAGAGGAGACGTGTCAGTGGGACATGTCCGACACAGCACTCATACTGGATTGTGGAACGTAAAATCCACAAGCCTGGAAGTCTAAAATTGGGGAACTGATATACAATACagctattttaataataataataataataataataaagtgtcaTATTCAATTCAGGCAATCTTTGGGAGCTTGTCCCATTTTCTCAAGCTTCACCTTGCAAATTTCATCTTGAACTTGATATATGGGACAAACTTAAAATAGTCTGCACATTTCATTTGATTCATAGATTCAGAGTGAAAGTCCTCCTTTCCACCCATCATTCACACCAAGATAAAGCTATCTGCTCAGACTGAAGTGTTTAGCCAATTCCCCTCGGGTCTCACAAACAAACTGCATAATTTACTCTAACACTCTGGGCTCGGCACAGAGCAGTTCTGCTGATCTTGTTAATAGTGTGATGATCTTTCACAATATATCGATCACAAGAGAGAGTTCCCACCGGCACATACTGTAATAACACCTTATGAGTAATGAGCTGTTCATTAGCAAAAAGACGTATGCTAGCCAGACAGCCAGCTTATCACAGAGGAAGACTTCATGCCCCTTGGTAATGACACACCACTCTCAGCATGCCTGTCAGAAAGCAAGGCCCATAATCATCCCATCATGCAACACAGGTAACAGCGTACACTCTTCATCGCTCATTCTTCATACATCCTTTCATCATAACAACACAGAGTAGAAGGCAGTCACATTTCTGAAGGGGAAATAAGTGGGTGCTCATTTAGTGTGGTGGTGTCACGGTGGTTAGTTGTTCTTATTCTAAGCCTCACGGTCCATCTGTGCTTCCAGTCGGCAGCTGTCATGCAAGCAGGCATCAAGCAACAGTGATGAAGAGAAAAGGTACAGAGAAAAAGGGAGACTAGAGAAAAGAATGCCAGAGTGAGATATATTTAGATGAACAACAGGAAGGCGTCAgttgtgagagaaagaaaacagcagtAGAGAGAGTcataaagacagagagtgaaagagtatTGGGGGTGGGACGGACTGGGTTGCTGAGGCTGCACTCACCCGCTTGAACAGTCTATGGTCCATCAAGGGGCTTCGCATTAACAGCAAAACAACACCACACAGCTATTAGCACATATTATGTAATGTAGTATGAAGTAGAGGGAAAGGGAAGAAACCAAATGGAAGGGAAGAAACCAAATGGAGGGGAAGAAGGGGGGGTTGCTGTTGTGTCCACCCTTGTTTTAACAACTTCACACCATCTATAGCTCCTGTTAAATATGACTGTCCCTTGTTTCAATATGTCCCTCCACTTGTAAAGTGACAGATGATTGTAACACACTGTTATGTCACTAGTGGTAGCACTTGTCCTGTTTTATCTGTGATTCATGTGGCTAGTCAGCTACACCTTTGCTGGTAAACAGTGTAGATCATTCTATCAACTTGTGTGTGAGACATGCAGTGCAGATTCATAATTGAAATATTTCATGATAGTTCCAAATGCTTATTTATGGATGGTTATATAACACACATAAAGTGCatggttatatacagtactgtgcaaaagtcttgggcacatgcaaagaaatgctgtaaagcatttaaaaaactgtaaagatgccttaaaaatattgaaattaaacatttctacataaaaaatactataaagagcagaaaacaaagtaataaactaaataaagtaaatatttggtgtgacaaccctttgcttcaaaaaaaaaaaaagtagtctcaatTTGTGTAGTTTTATGAGAAAATTGGCTGGtatgttttactgagcatcttggagaatctgccacagttcttctggagacttggactgtcgcacttgcttctgtttttgcatgcaaaacccagcagccttcattaggttttttgtctgaaaagtggtctgttatgtaagatgttgctttctttactgatatacaaacattttttgtaacacttaatttttttgttggaaaagtaatgtttggaaatgtaaaatgcttttgatagacttttgcacagtactgtatttgtCAAATAACATTGTTTTTCATAGTAATTGTGCTATACTGATGTTCATAAAAAAGGCAACAAATGTCAAGTAACCATGTCTCCTAAGATTGTATCATTTTTTATTGCATATTGATCATATTTTATTGCTACCATGACTATGGTGAAAAACTAGCTACTAGCTACACTGACAGTGATACTGATGTAACAGCCTGTGAAATACAGGAGTTTGACTACAGGAGGAGGTAAAAAGGTAGATAAGGTTTTATAAGatgaaatttattttcagtagaACTGTCATAGATGTATTTTAAAGCAAGCTTGTTTATAGGTCAATATTGGTTGATGGTAGAAcgtgccttaaatgattaaactgCAAATTTGTGCCAGCACTGCTTCTACTACTGTCTGGCATCAACCCAAAATGCACAAGTGTGCAatatggggggggggggggggggatttcCTCATCCCcccctgaaattaattcctggctgTACCACTGCTGTAGAGTGCAGGGTGCTGCCACCAGGGGACAGCGTGGCAGTGGAAGATTACCTGTGGCGGCAGCGGCGGAGGTATCGCATGATCTTGCGGGCAGCCTGCTCCTGTCTCTTAGTGAGCAGACTACTTCTGAAACAACAAACAGTAACAATTAGCACAAAAAGTAAGGTAACCCTTCCAAAAATTACAAATCAGAATCACATGAATCAGAACACAACCGAATATTATACTGCGTCTGTACctaggttcccaaccctggtcctggagtaacccttgtcctgaagattttagtgttttccaCTAGTATTAGCTGATTAACAtcccttcctgagttgaagtgggtgtgttagagcagggaaaacactaaaatgtgcaggacagtgggtactccaggaccaaaGATGAGAAACTGTGCTAAGCAAACAATAGATCACactttatatataattgttatCTATTGTGTCTAAACATTCTGACAAACCAAGTTGACTGTTGACTTTTGGCTTTGTTGGAGTCAGTCAGCACTTGTCAGTGCTTGTAAGTGCCAAAATTAGTGTGTTGAACTGAAAA is a window from the Pangasianodon hypophthalmus isolate fPanHyp1 chromosome 16, fPanHyp1.pri, whole genome shotgun sequence genome containing:
- the uts2a gene encoding urotensin 2, alpha: MVCNLLLSWTLLLLSVGPLLAHPVSETADMSYPGPDSAEEAGAVGPEDLDLSSLLQRTAGLSYSPLLSKDGLKVSGLLPKEALKEVLLEKPGHLSSLSHILGIKRPYRKRGNGADCFWKYCV